The proteins below come from a single Corylus avellana chromosome ca3, CavTom2PMs-1.0 genomic window:
- the LOC132174272 gene encoding uncharacterized protein LOC132174272, whose translation MAPPTHNRTNNTENGPIEGNDAGSEKNTTASQHSEALSALAAQLVNLLEMGTNAGREGGTTKEGQEFSESRFSFKKFHNEKHDHVDLVAHTSLKALDSCLWYLDSACSKHMLGDKFMFNSLNEYRGGSVTFGDGNHAQIKGMGSIEIRGIPEICEVLYVKNLKANLLSINQKCDEDCIVQFSKECNVFDDDGKWIMGGVRTSDNCNGIGPTTSLSCKHAKLDIEKLWHQRLGHLNFKDLYKAPMDELMSDLPKLGKLERMVCGPC comes from the exons ATGGCACCTCCAACTCATAACCGTACTAACAACACTGAGAATGGTCCCATAGAGGGCAACGATGCTGGAAGCGAAAAAAACACCACTGCCAGCCAACACTCGGAAGCCTTGAGTGCATTGGCAGCACAACTAGTGAACTTACTAGAAATGGGAACCAATGCCGGGCGCGAGGGAGGAACAACTAAAGAAGG TCAAGAGTTTAGTGAATCTAGGTTCTCTTTCAAGAAGTTTCATAATGAAAAACATGACCATGTTGATCTTGTCGCTCATACTTCCTTGAAAGCTCTTGATTCTTGCCTTTGGTACCTTGATAGTGCTTGCTCCAAGCATATGTTGGGCGATAAGTTTATGTTTAACAGTTTAAATGAGTACAGGGGTGGCAGTGTTACATTTGGAGATGGAAATCATGCTCAGATCAAAGGAATGGGTTCAATAGAAATTAGAGGAATTCCGGAGATTTGTGAGGTGCTTTATGTGAAGAATCTTAAAGCCAATCTTCTTAGCATCAACCAGAAATGTGACGAAGATTGTATTGTTCAATTCTCAAAGGAATGCAATGTGTTCGATGATGATGGAAAATGGATTATGGGAGGAGTGAGGACATCTGATAATTGCAATGGGATTGGCCCTACGACCTCTCTCAGTTGCAAGCATGCCAAGCTGGACATTGAGAAACTATGGCATCAACGTCTGGGTCATTTGAACTTCAAGGACCTTTACAAGGCCCCTATGGATGAGCTGATGAGTGACTTGCCCAAGTTAGGTAAACTTGAAAGAATGGTGTGTGGGCCCTGTTAG